Proteins encoded together in one Thermococcus gammatolerans EJ3 window:
- a CDS encoding AI-2E family transporter, which produces MRNETLIWAIVTVVILYLVWLVVSPVVSPIILALAVAYVTYPLHEKLLPKIGRRKAAFLLTAIIAVLSFLFLIGFVLWINDVKYQIVRYMEISFTWLQSVTVSSQRINEVLTAITEGVRSRIESYIVSYTYSIPKLALEIFVMLFVYYGALVNAEEIGRELYNLLPPQRKEFGIRLIEAARYTLDTLLKSWLTLSVLKGFATALGFWAFGIAPTSGAIALGILTAFVELLPFLGGWLIWIPGVVYLIHSSNYVLAFLFAVYSIVFVSPLPDFVLAPKMTLRRRGLNALISLLGIFGGLWAFGLVGIIIGPVSLGLLATVIEEWKKAMESQPAE; this is translated from the coding sequence ATGAGGAATGAAACCCTCATCTGGGCGATCGTCACGGTTGTTATCCTTTACCTTGTGTGGTTAGTGGTGAGTCCCGTTGTTTCCCCAATAATCCTCGCCCTCGCAGTTGCCTACGTTACCTACCCCCTCCATGAGAAGCTGCTACCAAAAATCGGCCGGAGAAAGGCCGCCTTTCTCCTGACAGCCATAATAGCTGTTCTCTCATTTTTGTTCCTGATTGGGTTCGTGCTCTGGATCAACGACGTCAAGTACCAGATAGTCAGGTATATGGAGATATCCTTCACCTGGCTCCAGTCGGTAACGGTTTCCTCCCAGAGGATCAACGAAGTCCTAACGGCCATAACCGAGGGGGTAAGATCAAGGATAGAGTCCTACATCGTCAGTTACACGTACTCCATACCGAAGCTCGCGCTGGAGATCTTCGTCATGCTCTTCGTCTACTATGGGGCCCTAGTGAACGCGGAGGAAATCGGGAGGGAACTCTACAACCTCCTGCCACCCCAAAGGAAGGAGTTCGGAATCAGGCTCATCGAGGCCGCCCGCTACACACTGGATACCCTTCTCAAGAGCTGGCTCACCCTGAGTGTTTTGAAGGGGTTCGCAACGGCCCTCGGCTTCTGGGCCTTTGGAATCGCCCCAACGAGCGGTGCAATAGCCCTCGGTATTCTAACGGCCTTCGTTGAGCTCCTTCCCTTCCTCGGTGGCTGGCTCATCTGGATCCCCGGTGTGGTCTACCTCATTCACTCTTCCAACTACGTTCTAGCGTTCCTCTTCGCCGTTTACTCCATAGTTTTCGTATCCCCCCTACCGGACTTCGTGCTGGCCCCCAAGATGACCCTGAGGAGGCGTGGACTGAACGCCCTCATCTCCCTTCTCGGAATCTTCGGTGGCCTCTGGGCCTTCGGACTCGTCGGAATAATAATAGGACCCGTCTCCCTCGGTCTGCTGGCGACGGTTATTGAGGAATGGAAAAAAGCGATGGAGAGCCAACCGGCCGAATAA